gggGGTTGATCACGATTTATCCTTGGTCCCGCCGGTGGTGCCCTCGTTTGCGGACGAAATCCTTGGTTGTTCGGCCTTGAACCCGTCCCCACGTTCTTGCTCGggcactctctagagaagtgaccatttccaccacagttaaagcacttggTGGTGTTCTGCATCCTACACTCTCCGaaatggtacttggagcacacattgcattggGGTGGTCTGGGTCGGAAGTCGCCCCTTTGACTCGGTGTAGCCTGTACTCCCCTATACTTTGGTTGGTTTTGGGTGTACTAGTATCTCTTATTTTCATAGGGAGCCTTATTTTCAACCTACTTTCTCTTCTCCCGAGAATAATGTGGTGGAGGCAGTGCCAGTGTAGTGTTTCACAtcgccctctccttgggcatagcttcCTCCACGTCTAGCACTCGGGTCAATGATCCAGCGCATGTAAGTATTCCACGACTGGCTAATGCCATCTTTATCTCATGCCTTAGACTCTCACGGAACCTTTCGGCCAGTTTATACTCAGTGTCAACTTGTTCAGGTGCATACTGGGTTATATCGCAGAGCGCGCGATCATATTCCGTCACCGACATGCGTCCTTGGGTTAAGTTGTAAAACTCAGCCGCCTTTGCTTTTCGGTAGCTCGTTGATACGTACTTGATATATATCTCCTCTTTAAAGTTCTCCCAAGTCATTCTACCCACTTGATCTCGTGGCGTAGTcttcatcttggtatcccaccaGATGTCGGCTGACCCATAGGTCACACAAGTCATTCGTTCCTCATTGTTGCACATCAGAACATTGATAATACGCTCCAAAGCGCATATCCAAGTCTCGGCCTTTGCTGGCTCTCCTATCCCATCGAAGATAGGAGGATTTTGCTTTAGCAAAACCATTCAATATGCCATTCTGGCttaggtggaggaggtgatggtgatggtgcttgCACGCGTTTCTCCTTTCgattattttccattttagttgATTCAATTTCGCCACTTGCTGGATGATTTTCTCTCGTCTACGACCTTCGTTCGTATATCATAATCTATCAGGGTGCTCGTATTTTCATTCCAATACTATCGTACAGTGATGATCTCATGCGACGACCTTAATATTCCGACTCTAAGTTGTTATCCGTATATCCCTTGATCAAACCACTTACATAAATTCTGAGCCGTGAAACGTGATCATTTGGTGTACACGGCTTCTCTCAActtttgtttctcaagacctAATGTCTGGTATGGCGTAACATTCgattctttggctgcttgctacAACTAAGCATAGATGCGTAAATATTCGACTCTGCGTGTTGCTGGTGTATCATTTTGTATGTGTCTCTTGAAACTTATTCCTCATATGTGTTTGCAGAGATcgagccattgtctttcttgagaGTCTTGTATCAAGAATTTGGAAATCTActtaacagtcttacttggatcagAACGGGTTTCAACATGAGGAGCACTATTGACATTGCCCTTGATTAGAATGGCTCCGAAAATgactcaagaggaacaagaatgagtcactactttcattaaaaagaaacagtgatgcatcacttgcaaattgCAGGTCAATCAAAGGTTTTAAATGCACGAAAAGAATACCATTGTCAAGGAGCTTCATAGAAAGAAATTTatgagaatccaagtaagtactgtcaaTTAAATTCGTCCATTCTAGCTACAAAGGTAGCACTCCGTCATTTTCCGAAGATAATAGATGCGTTCTCGAAAACTCTAGATCCTAAGTCAAGATTCTTGGTGTCGTTAAAGCAATTAACTGTCCTTGAAGATCACATCTTCATACTGTTTTTGGCATGCCATAGCGGTCATTCTCATTAGAACATGGTAATAACCCTCCTGGCCTTAACGTGTCATAAGGGTTGTCTTATTTGTAACGCGTCGTCGCATTAACATGTTATGCACGATTGCATTCGCTTTATCTGATGGCAGGCACAATTTCTCATCGTTGTAAGGATACATCACCTAACATTTCTTCTTGTCCTGATCTCGTTAGAAATTTCCTTTCGTTTTGTCCTTATCATCCCGGGAAAACAATAGGCAGCTATAATAATACCTCTAGTTCGAAGTATATGTTTTCGTTTGTcccatcactcaggaaagtgatgtTGTAGTTATCAGTTTACAACTATGTTCGAGCACGTTCAGCCtagcatacttcttaggcactctatgttttcCAGACATAGTTCATAGTCTCATACTTCAACATATATTCGATCGTTTCTTAATTCAAGCTTGATATGGATTCTACGTTTGCAACGAAGTTCAAAATTCCACATTTCACCTTCATAATGATTCTATACGATACCTCGTACTTCATCAATCATGAATTATCATCACATAAAACGTCATTCATATATTACGCAGTCAAACATGTTTGTCCATATAAACCATTTGGCATTCCATAGCATTTCATCCAgcgtatattaatatttaaaatagtaacTCAATCAATCCATCGTCCATGGAATCACATTTCGTAAATCATACAGTTCATGGACATCTTtatcacaatcacaaaattGTAACTTTGCACTCATCATGCTTTGCATTCACAGTTTCGTAATCATGCAATTTCGACCACATAggcataaaaataataatttgccGCTCAAGTAATCAACATGTATGTCATTCAAGTTAAATTCGCAGCTCAGACATGTAATAACAAATCTCCGCCTCAAGCATGCGATTCATATTCACACTTCAATATTTACCACATTCAACACCTTCAATCACATACTCCCATAGTGTCTCACGTCTCATATGACCACATCattttccaaaagccatagCATTTACTTTAAATTTCCAATAGGCCCAAACTTGCCATTTTCTCAAGGAACCATTTTTCCATcggatttcaaaaatttcagtaattcatttcaaaagtcgccaaaatattcttacctcttctttcgtggttgggcgtgacgagtcgtggtgttgagccttcgacgttTAACACTTTAGTCTATCGATACAAGGGTAGACTACAACTCAAAAAggctcttgggtccagagcggaaagaaactgaggctctgataccaaactgtcacgaccgtccttttagggttaataaatacgggcgatcgtgattaaaaatattaaataaacagacgaaaagaattagggtttcaatcacaagttggaccaacaattaatatcccaataaataaccaagagtttgatattatccaacaagaaattcaaaatCCATTATCCTAATAATTAACGTTGTCGGCCCaaatataacataattaaacgaaacgacacagcggaaacgaccaagagaaagagtgacgccatgtgtgaagacacaacggcactcaaggttcaaagacaaTAATAATCTcttaaattcacttgctcaacaccaccacatcctcgtcgccgctcaacctgcacatagggaaaacacatgcagggctgagtactatgaaatatactcagtgggctcatgccgaaaatattttcaatcaaAATATCATTTATCATGCCaaacataagtaaccatcggggtttagctttagaaaggcccggggcactcaaaatcatttcccattgtaaaagtcgactgatcagtcattttcccatagacgttagccatatctgccaatacatgacttggaatgtggccacaaaccaagccactagaccggccagcccgtacgctagcacacgatctaccataggtgtacactagtccaagtagggtttgcggccctacgaggacccgaattcgatttatataacaatggcacatagccatatctgataggcacgttaaaacacaaatcacggcatgataaatacagtttcatttccatcgataaaatatttaggacgttgtccttatttaaaagaaagcccaccttgagtacttaatccgaaattattttctttcctttgcgatcacgattcccttgcgagatatcacctttagaattaaaataacacataaatcaacacactttccaaataaataaataaaaaaatgcatgcaccctaagcgaagttatttatctcggttttcgattattcggcgccAGCATTCTCATCATGTTGTTAAACGACAGCTTCAACAGCCTTGGCCTTAGCTCTACCTCCGAAAACCCTCGACTCTCTTTTTCACTGTAAAaaacttatacacaaaattACTTATattagaaaattttcaaaaataacaataatttaataaagtaaggataaattaacttaaatttttagtttttccTCTAATTTTAATTGGAATAAAAAATGACCTTAACGATTTTTTTTGTTGCTGTGTCTCTTTCTCCATGAGGCTAAGCAGCATCGATTTCACCTCGTCATGCCGGATTTCGGAAAACGCGGTGAGCCGGGCGCCGGAGAGGACCTCCTGGGCGGCGATGCGGCGGAGGCTGCGCCAGAGATCGCCGTAGGGGGCGCCGGACATGGTGGTGTGGTTGTAGCCGATGTACTCGTCGATTATGATGTTGGGGCGGTTGGCCAAAGCGACGTCGTTTTTGGTGAAGCATTCGTCGACGAGAGCCGGAGAGGATACGACGACGGCGCGGCGGAGGCCGAGCTTGAGGGAGAAGATGGGGCCGGTGGATTGGGAGAGGCGGTGGAAAGTGCGGTGGAGGGGTTGTTTGaggaggtggaggtggccgaggatTGGGAGAGGCACGGCGGGGCTCGGCGGGAGGCGGTGGCGGGGGCGTTTGTAGATGAGAAAGATAGATAGTACAATAGTGAGAGTTATGGAGAAGATAAGAGGTAATTCCATTTTTTGATTGGACTGTATTTGGAGTTGCAATGATTCATGTATATATGCAATTCTTTTAACTACTCcttactttgattttttttaatctcttgTATGACGTTTTCCCCCTTGTTTTATTATTCGTCAAATTGAAGGACAAACATATACTTGCAATCTGTAAATAGCCATAAACATATCCTTCCCCTATTTTGTTTGTGTTAGAGACATATTTCCGAGCACAAAGATTGaagaataaaattattattgagATAACTAGAGCGAGAATAAAGTAATAAGAagaataaattatataaatagtGAGAGACTAGAGTAGAGAAAGtaatataattaattgaataaactaagagatattattatataaataatgaGAGACTAGAGTAGAGAAAGtaatataattaattgaataaaCTAAGAGATATTAGTTTATCTAATTATGTTGGAAAATAACTCAACTCTAATGGAACTGATAgaatagaagagaaaaaatagtttaatttgAATCATATTTTGTTCTATACTATTCCCTACATTTCACCAACTACTCATATTTATTATGGACTAGTACTTCTAACTAATTAGAGTTGAATAATACTTACATAGCTTTTAACCTCCCTTAGATGTGGGATAGATGTGGGATAGATGTGGGATGTATATAACTGAGTAATTAAAGAAAGAATTTTGGTTCTGGATTCCAAACAAGATAAGGTTGAAAAGCTTCATAGTGGATTGGTGGTTATGAAATGTAAAGAACATATGAGCACGTAACGATGAATGAGCTTAGCTTTAACCCATAATTTATTAAAGCACTTaactaggggtggcaaatcgtgcggattggatCGTTATCGGGTAAACCTGATAACGACTCAACCCAATAAGACCCAACATGTCAAGGAAACTGTAAATTCGAATACGAATCCGATCTACTACCCTCAAACCCGAACACGACCTGAatccgacacgaacccgttaacgacacgatataatatgggttgacatgacacgataacgacccaaaTCCAAGATTACACAATAAAAACCtgatattacatgattaaacataatattacacgattaaacctaatttttaaacttgatttatatgataaatattcattttccactatttacaagaaattaaataactaaaataaagcaatatttttaaaaaaataataaaaataatattattttttcttaatgggttatccGTATCCAACCCGAAATTTTCAGGTTCTTAACAGGTTAATCcaataaggacacgaacccaataaaaCTGGAtacaaacccattattttcgtgcgaATTTATGTCGAATTATCGTGTCGGGtaaaaaattgtcagccctacaATTAACCTTATTAATTAAAACAATACTTTTATGTAATCAATGACAAAACAATACTTTTAGGAGTCGTTTGGTTCTAGTCATGAGTTTATAATATGTTCGGGCTTCAACTCAATTTATAATCGGGATGTGCAATTAATCATACCATAACCATTGTTTGGTCACATCATGCACTGAATTAATCAATGCTTGAAACAATGTTTGGTTTCATTTATTGTAGTAAACATATTAGATGCAATGACTTTAATGCCCATAGGGTTTTATGGTTATATCAAAATTGCAACAATATTAAAAGCATTTCCCTCCTTCTTTATCAGCAGTCTAGCGGGAAATTTCAGCAGCCGTAAAAGCTTTCGACAACAGCGGCGACTTCGCAAGTCTCTCCGAGGTTAGTTCAAATATGGTAATCGATATTTTTGTGTGTTCTGACTGTGAATCCTGCTATTTCTTCCATTGATATGAAGCTATGGCTGATTCTCGAAGAGTTGGCCCAAATACCGACTTCAGTCAAGGCACTCAAGGTTTGGGTTGTTGAGAACATACTCATGTTTGTATACGAAATCAGTTTAGGCCACAACACGGGTTGTGAATTTGATTTACTTGTTTTGCAATGTGTCTCAGGGAGTAGCCAATACCGCAGGTCCAGTTATCAGAGGAATGAAAGAGGGCGTCGTTCTTGGACTGACCGCGAAGAAGCGGTCCTCATCTCTGCATTGAAGGAGTTGGTGGCGCTTGGATGGAAATCGGACAATGGGTTCTGAGGTGGCTACttgaacaagattgaagaatTGATGCAAAAGGAGTTCCCGAGAACTGATATAAAAGGTAATCCACATATTCAATCTAAGCTAACCTCGTTGAAAAGGAACTACAACCTGCTGTCAAACATCCTGGACCGGAGTGGAGTTGGTTTCAATGTGCACGGAGATTTCAAGATTGACTGCTCTGATGATCAATGGGATCAAATCGTCAAGGTTTGTGGTTCATCTCAGTCGCTTGAAACTGATTTTATTAGCTATGTTCTTTGTCAAtttatctaataatgtgcatattttaatttatcccCACAGCAAGACAAAGAGGCTCGCCAAATGCGCACAAAGTCTTGGCCATTCTGGGATGACTGGAAGGTTATCTTCGGGAAAGATAGGGCAACTGGACAAAATGCCGAAGGAGTAGCCGAGGCAGCAAAGAATAGCTCTCCAGATGAGCCTGTGACTGAAATCGGTGAGAGTACTGCTGATTACCACCCAAGCTTCGACGATTTCATCGGTTACGAGCAAGTTCATGCAACGTTTGGGAACAATGTCGTGGATGATAGTAGTGCGCACAGCGGACAGAACACAAACGGTCCCCCACCGGCTCCTCCGAAGCATAAGCGCAAACGCAAAGTTAGCGATGACGAATCTGGTATCGTCGAAATGCTTGGAAAGATGCACTCTGAGGCGAACGCGCGTTTGGACACTCTGGCAGCGCGGATTGGCTACGAAATGGATCTCGGGAAAGCAAGAAAAGAAATATTTCGTCATCTGTGCGACATACCTGAACTGACTGAGATCGAAAGGTACGATCTTTGCGATATAATTGGCAAGGAGAACTCTAGACTTGAGATTTTCACAGGTCTCCCTGACGGTTCGAAGCCCGGATACGTTAAGCGGGTCCTGGAAAAGGAGAGTCGCACCTAGTCAGGCTTAAGCGCAGATTGTGCCTGCATCGCGACCATTAACTATACTCAATTATGTAGGACCTAAAATATGATAGACTTTTGTATTATAAAATCTACTGACTGTTTTTGTGTAGTATTTGAAGATGGTTGTCTTTTGGTTTGTACTTAAGCAGACGCATTATGGTTTATTATAACTGAACCTTTTGATAATATGTTGGACTCTCTATGTATATTATTATGTCATGTAATTTTGACATGAATTTGCCTATCTCTCATTTATATCAATTGTCTGATCTACAACATTTGCCGCCTACTTACAAAACCAACCAAATTTGCTTGAATGATAAAAGAGTTTGTAGATGATTAGTAAACGATACATAGCCGCAAAATATGTCATTTGATTAGGTAAAAACAGCTCTTGCTCTGCAAGAACACTGACATTCAATCTATAATATAGTCCATAATCTAATAACAGAATCGCTCTCGAAGGCACTTGTCATACTACTAAGTTGCCTGTCAAAAGCCTTTGACACTAAGCCCCCCGTTAAATCTTGGGTTTGCGTGGCATCCTCCACTTAGGGACGGGACTGTTTGATGCACATGAGAGGGCATAGTTCGGGCTGTTGGGTGGGAACTCTCTTGGTAATATACGAGGCCCCTTTTTCTTGTTTGTGGATTCCCGGTCCACATTGCTACCGTCGTCAAACATTAGCTTCCGCCGGGCAAGGGAGAACTGATGATCGCTATTAACCTCGCCTGTGTCCCTGGGAGGTGCCATAACCCACGGCCCTGCAGCTACTTGTCCTCCCTGCAGCTACTTGTCCTACCGAGTACCACCGAGTCAATCTCTTGAGTCCACCTTGAGTCATAGAGGAATGAGCTTTGTGCGGGGATATTCTCTGACATTGCTACAAGTATTGGAAAAGAGAATTAGTTCAAGGATGTGTGCTTTGATTGCTCCAAAGCCAGATGGTCGATTTTTCTTGTGGTGGGCTAGAATGCCTAGAAAAATTGCAACTTGTTCCTCTAACAACACATACCTACCACTTCGCAGCCCACCAACGTCTCTTAAAAGATGACACAAACGACCGAATGCATTCCTATCCATACGTAGGTTAACAAAACAGTCTACATCACTAACTGACAATAGCCTATTCAAATGCTGCACTTGACGGGGTATCCTATCATTCAATGAATACCTAATTAGACGTTGTCTCGCACGACGTCTATTTCTCGTTCTGTTTTTCAATTGTAAGTACGTAATGACAATCGCTTgcattttcaacaaattcactAATTCTTCAATCATATGGTACACGGCGTGGGATAAACGAAATTGAGGGGCCATCTTCTGAAA
This sequence is a window from Salvia splendens isolate huo1 chromosome 5, SspV2, whole genome shotgun sequence. Protein-coding genes within it:
- the LOC121804124 gene encoding uncharacterized protein LOC121804124 → MVLLKQNPPIFDGIGEPAKAETWICALERIINVLMCNNEERMTCVTYGSADIWWDTKMKTTPRDQVGRMTWENFKEEIYIKYVSTSYRKAKAAEFYNLTQGRMSVTEYDRALCDITQYAPEQVDTEYKLAERFRESLRHEIKMALASRGILTCAGSLTRVLDVEEAMPKERAM
- the LOC121803491 gene encoding uncharacterized protein LOC121803491, encoding MQKEFPRTDIKGNPHIQSKLTSLKRNYNLLSNILDRSGVGFNVHGDFKIDCSDDQWDQIVKQDKEARQMRTKSWPFWDDWKVIFGKDRATGQNAEGVAEAAKNSSPDEPVTEIGESTADYHPSFDDFIGYEQVHATFGNNVVDDSSAHSGQNTNGPPPAPPKHKRKRKVSDDESGIVEMLGKMHSEANARLDTLAARIGYEMDLGKARKEIFRHLCDIPELTEIERYDLCDIIGKENSRLEIFTGLPDGSKPGYVKRVLEKESRT
- the LOC121802767 gene encoding cytochrome P450 81Q32-like produces the protein MELPLIFSITLTIVLSIFLIYKRPRHRLPPSPAVPLPILGHLHLLKQPLHRTFHRLSQSTGPIFSLKLGLRRAVVVSSPALVDECFTKNDVALANRPNIIIDEYIGYNHTTMSGAPYGDLWRSLRRIAAQEVLSGARLTAFSEIRHDEVKSMLLSLMEKETQQQKKSLSEKESRGFSEVELRPRLLKLSFNNMMRMLAPNNRKPR